Proteins encoded by one window of Micromonospora coxensis:
- a CDS encoding type I polyketide synthase codes for MANEDKLRDYLKRVMADLHDTRRRLSEAQSQELEPVAIVAMSCRLPGGVRNPGDLWELLRDGRDAVAPFPDDRGWDLERLYHPDPDHPGTSYAREGGFVDGAGDFDPAFFGISPREALTMDPQQRLLLETSWEAVEAAGIDPSSLRGSRTGVFVGTNGQDYGTLLMMSPDGDEGHSMTGGAAAVASGRVSYTLGLEGPAVSIDTACSSSLVALHLAVQALRAGECELALAGGVTVMATPGLYIGSSRQRALSPDGRCRSFAAAADGAGFSEGVGWLLVERLSDARRNGHPVLAVVRGSAVNQDGASNGLTAPNGPSQRRVISQALASARLSTVDVDVVEAHGTGTTLGDPIEAQALLATYGQDRDGHAPLLLGSVKSNIGHAQAAAGVAGVIKMVLAMREGVVPATLHVDAPSPHIDWSAGAVELATEARPWPETGRPRRAAVSSFGISGTNAHVIIEQPTETDDALAATRSPGMVDAAVSVWPVSARSKAALAGQAARLAGHVRGQAEGVDPAAVGWSLATTRSVFDQRAVVVGSSVEELLSGLDAVASGLPAGNVVSGVAAAQGTGPVFVFPGQGAQSARMAAGLIGRTPVFDARLAECQQALAPYVDVDLVSVLTGDDESWLERVEVVQPVLWAVGIALAAVWQHVGVTPQAVIGHSQGEIGAACVAGILTLDDAAKTVALRSRALAVLRGTGTMASIDLAADAVTERLPAFEGVGIAAVNGPSTVVVSGPPQPVAALVAACQADGIRARLIPVDYASHSAAVQEVAEQLRADLADVTPQPGHVRLVSTLTGEWVDPATMTADYWYDNLRQTVQFDPAVRTAIGAGHTTFVEISPHPVLTMPVTAILDDTDTPGHTLGSLRRGDDDATRLLTNLAAAHTIGLPVDLTRVLTPTRTVDLPTYAFDHHRYWPAPPLFLSQGDDEPDIDRWRYRITWPALPDLPLNGLDGTWLVPVPAGLTDDPLVAEVLDALGSVGADVVPVELDPTGDPAALADPLRAALPADGGPVTVLSLLGLDERAHPEHPATSRGVTGTVLLVQALGTLGVEAPLWCVTRRAVAVDAGDPPPNPAAAAVWGLGRAIALEHPARWGGLVDLPDTLDPWTGMRLCAALGDTGGEDQLAVRESGVHARRLTRITDPEPPADEGDDARWTRGTVVITGGTGGLGGHLARWAARRGAAHVLLASRRGPDAPGAAELETELTDLGARVTVARCDVTDRAQVAALLAGAPDDAPVTAVLHTAAVLDDGIVDTATARRLHTVAAPKCAAAVHLDELTRDLDLDAFVLFSSVAGTTGNAGQGAYGAANAFLDALAQRRRAEGLPALSVAWGAWRGAGLPADNERAQQRLRRGGMVGMDPELAVEALARALRRDEASTLIADIDWARFAPAFTLVRPSPLIADLAEVRDAAHRLAEETAEREADTSSALARRLAGLSPAERSATLLELVRQCAATALGYGAADDVPADRPFRDLGLDSLTAVDMRNFLATATDLRLPATLAFDYPNPTVLAAHLGELLTGVAPDTVAPAPAVTVDDEPIAIVAMSCRLPGGADNPEQLWQLLAAGGDAIGEFPTDRGWDLDRLFDADPEHEGTSYAREGGFVTSVADFDPGFFGISPREALAMDPQQRLLLEASWEAIERAGIDPQALRGSPTGVFVGTNYQDYRNLMFSAEGAEGHLMTGNAGSVLSGRVSYTLGLEGPAVSVDTACSSSLVALHWACQALRRAECSLALVGGVTVMSTPGVFVGFSRQRGLAPDSRVKAFASAADGTSWGEGLGVLLVERLSDARRNGHPVLAVVRGSALNQDGASNGLTAPNGPAQQRVIRQALANAGLTAAEVDAVEAHGTGTRLGDPIEAQALLATYGQDRADGAPLLLGSVKSNIGHTQAAAGVAGIIKMVLALRYGYLPPTLHVDEPTDQVDWSVGAVELLTEGRPWPVTGRPRRAAVSSFGISGTNAHTILEQAPDEPAPAAPAGDPDRLPVVPVLLSARTAPALAAQAGPWADQLTGPEAAPMVDVGWSSVVSRAALEHRAVVLATDRIALRTGLRALGAGEDSPLVVTGTVAARPKVAYLFSGQGAQRAGMGRELAATFPTFAAALDEVCAALDPHLPRPLKPVLLAEPGTDDAALLDRTEFTQPAIFAVEMALFRLLQAWGVRPDAVAGHSIGEFAAAHAAGVLSLADAAELVAARGRLMQALPDGGAMLAVAATEADVLASLGDRADRVSVAAVNGPAAVVLSGDGDAVEELAAEWTGRGVRVRRLTVSHAFHSPLMDPVLDDLAAVAGRLTYRDPQVPMVSTVTGGPVDAADLAAPTYWVRHARDAVRFADAVAALREQGCTGYVEIGPDGVLTALAQAVLADGAPAGARPPLVVPTLRRERPEPATLLRAVAALHTHGVSPDWSALYEGTGAQRVDLPTYVFDRQRYWPEPPAWATLPADDDRTEVERRFWAAVEAEDFDSLVHELEVDRDQPFGTVLPALSAWRRRGRERSLVDASRYREVWEPLAATPAAQEPGRWLVLLPADRADDPDLDSCTWTLGTDVAIVPVDTAADPDELGGQLADVLGDALDAGDGPLSILSFLGLDDAPHAEHPALPRGLAATVRLLQELTDLDAAARLWCVTQGAVGVDGDDAPVNPRQAALWGLGRVAALEQPTRWAGLVDLPATIESWTAMRLGGVVTGDGTEDQLAVRESGVLVRRLAPAVTEGEPEPWRPRGTVLITGGAGALGGHVARWVAGAGAERVVLTSRRGADTPGAAQLLAELTDLGVDCRVARCDAADRAAMTDLVAELRREGPPLRAVVHAAGVSEVVPLAETTLEDLAYVVAPKLLGAQLLDELLDGVELDAFVLFSSIAAVWGSGGQGAYAAGNAYLDAFAQWRRGRGLPATSVAWGPWTESGMFTDGAPEQLRRRGLRVMPPGVAMAGLRHALAVGDTCVTVADVDWATFHQLFTALRPSPLLADLPAVRALTAPAAVPQASASAGRDLLAGLRALPGEERRAAVLEMVRVDAAKVLGHSSADAIETDRGFLDLGFDSLTAVELRNLLTAATGHELPTTVVFDYPTPAGLADHLYAELFGDPGAGDGDEEQVRRVLAAIPLDQLRQAGLLDQLLQLAGPAAAPVPAVAAPAPEAEIRELDVAGLVRMALEGTDS; via the coding sequence ATGGCCAATGAAGACAAGCTCCGCGACTACCTCAAGCGGGTCATGGCGGACCTCCACGACACCCGCCGCCGGCTCAGCGAGGCACAGTCCCAGGAACTGGAGCCGGTCGCGATCGTGGCGATGAGCTGCCGGCTGCCCGGCGGGGTACGCAACCCGGGCGACCTGTGGGAGCTGCTGCGCGACGGGCGGGACGCCGTCGCCCCGTTCCCCGACGACCGGGGCTGGGATTTGGAGCGGCTCTACCACCCCGACCCCGACCACCCCGGCACCTCGTACGCCCGCGAGGGCGGGTTCGTCGACGGGGCCGGCGACTTCGACCCGGCGTTCTTCGGCATCTCGCCCCGCGAGGCGCTGACCATGGACCCGCAGCAGCGGCTGCTGCTGGAGACGTCCTGGGAGGCCGTCGAGGCGGCCGGCATCGATCCGTCGTCCCTGCGCGGCAGCCGCACCGGGGTGTTCGTCGGCACCAACGGGCAGGACTACGGCACCCTGCTGATGATGTCCCCGGACGGCGACGAGGGACACTCGATGACCGGCGGCGCGGCGGCCGTCGCGTCGGGCCGGGTGTCGTACACCCTCGGGCTGGAGGGGCCGGCGGTCTCCATCGACACCGCCTGCTCGTCGTCGCTGGTGGCGCTGCACCTGGCGGTGCAGGCGCTGCGGGCGGGGGAGTGCGAGCTGGCCCTGGCCGGCGGGGTGACGGTGATGGCCACCCCCGGGCTGTACATCGGGTCGAGCCGGCAGCGGGCCCTCTCGCCGGACGGGCGGTGCCGGTCGTTCGCCGCCGCCGCCGACGGCGCCGGGTTCTCCGAGGGCGTCGGCTGGCTGCTCGTCGAGCGGCTCTCCGACGCCCGCCGCAACGGCCACCCGGTCCTGGCCGTGGTACGCGGCTCCGCCGTCAACCAGGACGGCGCGTCCAACGGGCTCACCGCCCCGAACGGGCCGTCCCAGCGACGCGTCATCAGCCAGGCGCTCGCCTCGGCCCGGCTCTCCACCGTGGACGTGGACGTGGTGGAGGCGCACGGCACCGGCACCACCCTCGGTGATCCGATCGAGGCGCAGGCGTTGCTGGCCACGTACGGGCAGGACCGCGACGGGCACGCGCCGCTGCTGCTCGGGTCGGTCAAGTCGAACATCGGGCACGCGCAGGCCGCGGCGGGTGTCGCCGGTGTGATCAAGATGGTGCTCGCGATGCGGGAGGGTGTCGTCCCCGCGACGTTGCACGTGGACGCGCCGTCACCGCACATCGACTGGTCCGCCGGGGCGGTGGAACTGGCCACCGAGGCGCGGCCGTGGCCGGAGACGGGCCGCCCCCGGCGGGCCGCCGTCTCCTCCTTCGGCATCTCCGGCACCAACGCGCACGTCATCATCGAGCAGCCGACGGAGACCGACGACGCCCTCGCCGCGACGCGGTCCCCGGGGATGGTCGATGCGGCGGTGTCGGTGTGGCCGGTGTCGGCGCGGTCGAAGGCCGCGCTGGCCGGTCAGGCCGCCCGGCTGGCCGGGCACGTGCGCGGGCAGGCCGAGGGTGTGGATCCGGCTGCGGTCGGGTGGTCCCTGGCGACGACGCGGTCGGTGTTCGACCAGCGGGCGGTGGTGGTCGGGTCGAGCGTCGAGGAGCTGCTGTCCGGTCTGGACGCTGTGGCCTCCGGTCTGCCGGCGGGCAACGTGGTGTCCGGTGTCGCTGCGGCGCAGGGCACCGGCCCGGTGTTCGTGTTCCCGGGTCAGGGCGCGCAGTCGGCGCGGATGGCCGCCGGTCTGATCGGCCGGACGCCGGTGTTCGACGCGCGGCTGGCCGAGTGTCAGCAGGCCCTCGCTCCCTACGTCGACGTGGACCTCGTCTCGGTGCTCACCGGCGACGACGAGTCGTGGCTGGAGCGGGTCGAGGTGGTGCAGCCCGTGCTGTGGGCGGTCGGCATCGCTCTGGCGGCCGTGTGGCAGCACGTGGGTGTGACGCCGCAGGCGGTGATCGGGCACTCGCAGGGGGAAATCGGTGCGGCCTGTGTGGCCGGGATCCTCACCCTCGACGACGCGGCGAAGACCGTGGCGCTGCGGTCGCGGGCCCTGGCGGTGCTGCGCGGCACGGGCACGATGGCCTCGATCGACCTCGCTGCTGACGCCGTGACGGAGCGGCTGCCCGCCTTCGAGGGCGTCGGGATCGCCGCTGTGAACGGCCCGTCGACGGTGGTCGTCTCGGGTCCGCCGCAGCCGGTGGCCGCGCTGGTGGCCGCCTGTCAGGCCGACGGTATCCGCGCCCGCCTGATCCCGGTCGACTACGCCTCGCACTCCGCCGCTGTGCAGGAGGTCGCCGAACAACTCCGCGCAGACCTCGCCGACGTCACCCCGCAGCCCGGCCACGTTCGGCTCGTCTCCACCCTGACGGGGGAGTGGGTGGACCCGGCCACCATGACGGCCGACTACTGGTACGACAACCTGCGTCAGACCGTGCAGTTCGACCCCGCCGTGCGTACCGCGATCGGCGCCGGGCACACCACGTTCGTCGAGATCAGCCCGCACCCGGTACTCACCATGCCGGTCACCGCGATCCTCGACGACACCGACACCCCCGGACACACCCTCGGCAGCCTCCGTCGCGGCGACGACGATGCGACCCGGCTACTGACCAACCTGGCCGCCGCCCACACCATCGGCCTACCCGTCGACCTCACCCGCGTCCTCACCCCCACCCGGACCGTCGACCTGCCCACCTACGCCTTCGACCACCACCGGTACTGGCCCGCGCCGCCGCTGTTCCTCAGCCAGGGCGACGACGAGCCCGACATCGACCGGTGGCGCTACCGGATCACCTGGCCGGCCCTGCCCGACCTGCCGCTGAACGGGCTCGACGGAACCTGGCTGGTCCCGGTCCCCGCCGGGCTCACCGACGACCCGCTGGTCGCCGAGGTGCTCGACGCGCTCGGCAGCGTCGGCGCGGACGTCGTACCCGTCGAACTGGACCCGACCGGCGACCCGGCGGCCCTGGCCGACCCGCTGCGCGCCGCGCTCCCCGCCGACGGCGGACCCGTCACGGTGCTGTCCCTGCTCGGCCTGGACGAGCGGGCGCACCCCGAGCACCCGGCCACCTCGCGCGGCGTCACCGGGACCGTCCTGCTGGTGCAGGCGCTCGGCACGCTCGGCGTCGAAGCACCGCTGTGGTGCGTCACCCGCCGCGCCGTCGCCGTCGACGCCGGGGACCCGCCCCCGAACCCGGCCGCCGCCGCGGTCTGGGGCCTCGGCCGCGCGATCGCCCTGGAACACCCCGCCCGCTGGGGTGGCCTGGTCGACCTGCCCGACACCCTCGACCCGTGGACCGGCATGCGGCTCTGCGCGGCGCTCGGCGACACCGGCGGCGAGGACCAGCTCGCCGTCCGCGAGTCCGGCGTGCACGCCCGCCGGCTCACCCGGATCACCGACCCCGAGCCGCCCGCCGACGAGGGCGACGACGCCCGGTGGACGCGCGGCACCGTCGTGATCACCGGCGGCACCGGTGGCCTCGGCGGGCACCTGGCCCGCTGGGCGGCCCGTCGCGGCGCGGCGCACGTGCTGCTGGCCAGCCGGCGCGGCCCGGACGCCCCCGGCGCCGCCGAGCTGGAGACGGAACTGACCGACCTCGGCGCCCGGGTCACCGTGGCCCGCTGCGACGTCACCGACCGCGCCCAGGTCGCCGCGCTGCTCGCCGGAGCGCCCGACGACGCGCCGGTGACCGCCGTGCTGCACACCGCCGCCGTCCTCGACGACGGCATCGTGGACACCGCCACCGCGCGACGCCTGCACACCGTCGCCGCCCCCAAGTGCGCCGCCGCCGTGCACCTGGACGAGCTGACCCGCGACCTCGACCTCGACGCCTTCGTGCTGTTCTCCTCGGTCGCCGGCACCACCGGCAACGCCGGCCAGGGCGCGTACGGGGCGGCCAACGCCTTCCTCGACGCCCTCGCCCAGCGCCGCCGGGCCGAGGGACTGCCGGCGCTCTCCGTGGCGTGGGGCGCGTGGCGCGGCGCCGGGCTGCCCGCCGACAACGAGCGCGCCCAGCAGCGGCTGCGCCGCGGCGGCATGGTCGGCATGGACCCGGAGCTGGCCGTCGAGGCCCTCGCCCGGGCGCTGCGCCGGGACGAGGCCAGCACGCTGATCGCCGACATCGACTGGGCCCGCTTCGCCCCCGCGTTCACCCTGGTCCGGCCCAGCCCGCTGATCGCCGACCTGGCCGAGGTACGCGACGCCGCCCACCGGCTCGCCGAGGAGACCGCCGAGCGGGAGGCCGACACCTCGTCCGCGCTGGCCCGCCGACTCGCCGGGCTCTCCCCGGCGGAGCGCTCCGCGACGCTGCTCGAACTGGTCCGCCAGTGCGCGGCCACCGCGCTCGGCTACGGCGCGGCCGACGACGTCCCCGCCGACCGGCCGTTCCGTGACCTCGGGCTGGACTCGCTCACCGCCGTGGACATGCGCAACTTCCTGGCCACCGCCACCGACCTGCGGCTGCCGGCGACCCTCGCGTTCGACTACCCGAACCCGACGGTGCTCGCCGCGCACCTCGGGGAACTGCTCACCGGCGTCGCCCCGGACACCGTCGCCCCCGCCCCGGCCGTCACGGTCGACGACGAGCCGATCGCCATCGTCGCGATGAGCTGCCGGCTGCCCGGCGGCGCGGACAACCCGGAACAGCTGTGGCAACTGCTCGCCGCCGGTGGCGACGCGATCGGCGAGTTCCCCACCGACCGGGGCTGGGACCTCGACCGGCTCTTCGACGCCGACCCGGAACACGAGGGCACCAGCTACGCCCGCGAGGGCGGCTTCGTCACGTCGGTCGCCGACTTCGACCCCGGCTTCTTCGGCATCAGCCCCCGCGAGGCCCTGGCCATGGATCCGCAGCAGCGGCTGCTGCTGGAGGCGTCCTGGGAGGCGATCGAACGGGCCGGGATCGACCCGCAGGCGCTGCGCGGCAGCCCCACCGGGGTCTTCGTCGGCACCAACTACCAGGACTACCGCAACCTCATGTTCAGCGCCGAGGGCGCGGAGGGGCACCTGATGACCGGCAACGCCGGCAGCGTGCTCTCCGGGCGGGTGTCGTACACGCTCGGGCTGGAGGGGCCCGCCGTGTCGGTGGACACCGCCTGCTCCTCGTCGCTGGTGGCCCTGCACTGGGCGTGCCAGGCGCTGCGCCGCGCGGAGTGCTCCCTCGCCCTCGTCGGCGGCGTCACCGTGATGTCCACCCCCGGGGTGTTCGTCGGCTTCAGCCGGCAGCGGGGACTGGCCCCGGACAGCCGGGTCAAGGCGTTCGCCTCCGCCGCCGACGGCACCAGCTGGGGCGAGGGTCTCGGCGTGCTGCTGGTCGAACGGCTCTCCGACGCCCGCCGCAACGGCCACCCCGTCCTCGCCGTGGTACGCGGCAGCGCGCTCAACCAGGACGGCGCGTCCAACGGGCTCACCGCCCCCAACGGGCCCGCCCAGCAGCGGGTGATCCGGCAGGCGCTGGCCAACGCCGGCCTCACCGCCGCCGAGGTGGACGCCGTCGAGGCGCACGGCACCGGCACCCGGCTCGGCGACCCGATCGAGGCGCAGGCGCTGCTCGCCACGTACGGGCAGGACCGGGCGGACGGCGCGCCGCTGCTGCTCGGCTCGGTCAAGTCCAACATCGGCCACACCCAGGCCGCCGCCGGCGTCGCCGGGATCATCAAGATGGTCCTGGCCCTGCGCTACGGCTACCTCCCGCCGACCCTGCACGTCGACGAGCCGACCGACCAGGTGGACTGGAGCGTCGGCGCGGTCGAACTGCTCACCGAGGGCCGGCCCTGGCCGGTGACCGGGCGTCCCCGCCGGGCCGCCGTGTCGTCGTTCGGGATCAGCGGCACCAACGCGCACACCATCCTGGAACAGGCACCCGACGAGCCCGCCCCGGCCGCCCCGGCGGGGGACCCGGACCGGCTGCCGGTGGTGCCGGTGCTGCTGTCGGCGCGCACCGCCCCGGCGCTGGCCGCCCAGGCCGGCCCGTGGGCCGACCAGCTCACCGGGCCGGAGGCCGCGCCGATGGTCGACGTCGGCTGGTCCTCCGTGGTGTCCCGGGCCGCCCTGGAGCACCGCGCCGTCGTCCTGGCCACCGACCGCATCGCGCTGCGCACCGGGCTGCGCGCCCTCGGCGCGGGGGAGGACTCCCCGCTGGTGGTCACCGGCACGGTCGCCGCCCGGCCGAAGGTGGCGTACCTGTTCTCCGGGCAGGGCGCGCAGCGCGCCGGGATGGGCCGCGAGCTGGCCGCGACGTTCCCCACCTTCGCCGCCGCCCTCGACGAGGTCTGCGCCGCCCTCGACCCGCACCTGCCCCGTCCGCTGAAGCCGGTGCTCCTCGCCGAGCCCGGCACCGACGACGCCGCCCTGCTGGACCGCACCGAGTTCACCCAGCCGGCGATCTTCGCCGTCGAGATGGCGCTGTTCCGCCTGTTGCAGGCGTGGGGGGTACGCCCCGACGCCGTCGCCGGGCACTCCATCGGCGAGTTCGCCGCCGCCCACGCCGCCGGAGTGCTCTCCCTGGCCGACGCCGCCGAACTGGTCGCCGCCCGGGGCCGGCTCATGCAGGCCCTGCCCGACGGCGGGGCGATGCTCGCCGTCGCCGCGACCGAGGCCGACGTGCTCGCCTCGCTCGGCGACCGCGCCGACCGGGTCTCCGTCGCCGCCGTCAACGGCCCGGCCGCCGTCGTGCTCTCCGGCGACGGCGACGCCGTCGAGGAACTGGCCGCCGAGTGGACCGGCCGGGGGGTGCGGGTCCGGCGGCTGACCGTCAGCCACGCCTTCCACAGCCCGCTGATGGACCCGGTCCTCGACGACCTCGCCGCCGTGGCCGGCCGGCTCACGTACCGGGACCCGCAGGTGCCGATGGTCTCCACGGTCACCGGCGGGCCGGTCGACGCGGCCGACCTCGCCGCCCCGACCTACTGGGTCCGCCACGCCCGCGACGCCGTGCGCTTCGCCGACGCCGTCGCGGCCCTGCGCGAGCAGGGCTGTACCGGGTACGTCGAGATCGGCCCGGACGGCGTGCTCACCGCCCTCGCCCAGGCCGTCCTCGCCGACGGTGCCCCGGCCGGCGCCCGGCCCCCACTGGTCGTGCCCACCCTGCGCCGGGAACGGCCCGAGCCGGCCACCCTGCTGCGCGCCGTCGCCGCCCTGCACACCCACGGCGTCAGCCCGGACTGGTCCGCCCTGTACGAGGGCACCGGCGCCCAGCGCGTCGACCTGCCCACGTACGTGTTCGACCGGCAGCGGTACTGGCCGGAGCCGCCGGCCTGGGCCACCCTGCCCGCCGACGACGACCGCACCGAGGTCGAGCGCCGGTTCTGGGCCGCCGTCGAGGCCGAGGACTTCGACTCCCTCGTACACGAGCTGGAGGTGGACCGGGACCAGCCGTTCGGCACGGTGCTGCCGGCGCTGTCGGCGTGGCGGCGGCGCGGCCGGGAACGGTCGCTGGTCGACGCCAGCCGGTACCGGGAGGTGTGGGAGCCGCTCGCCGCGACCCCGGCGGCACAGGAGCCCGGCCGCTGGCTGGTGCTGCTGCCCGCCGACCGGGCCGACGACCCGGACCTGGACTCCTGCACCTGGACCCTCGGCACGGACGTCGCCATCGTGCCGGTCGACACCGCCGCCGACCCCGACGAGCTGGGTGGACAGCTCGCCGACGTGCTCGGCGACGCGCTCGACGCGGGCGACGGTCCACTGTCGATCCTGTCCTTCCTCGGCCTCGACGACGCCCCGCACGCCGAGCACCCGGCGCTGCCCCGCGGCCTCGCCGCGACCGTACGGCTGCTGCAGGAACTCACCGACCTCGACGCGGCGGCCCGACTGTGGTGCGTCACCCAGGGCGCGGTCGGCGTCGACGGGGACGACGCCCCGGTCAACCCCCGGCAGGCGGCGCTCTGGGGCCTGGGCCGGGTGGCCGCCCTGGAGCAGCCCACCCGCTGGGCCGGCCTGGTCGACCTGCCCGCCACCATCGAGAGCTGGACGGCGATGCGGCTCGGCGGGGTCGTCACCGGCGACGGCACGGAGGACCAGCTCGCCGTGCGGGAGTCCGGCGTGCTGGTCCGCCGGCTCGCCCCGGCGGTGACCGAGGGGGAGCCCGAGCCGTGGCGGCCGCGGGGCACGGTGCTGATCACCGGCGGGGCAGGGGCGCTCGGCGGACACGTGGCCCGCTGGGTGGCCGGTGCCGGCGCCGAGCGGGTGGTGCTCACCAGCCGGCGCGGCGCCGACACCCCCGGCGCGGCGCAGCTGCTGGCCGAGCTGACCGACCTCGGCGTGGACTGCCGCGTCGCCCGGTGCGACGCCGCCGACCGGGCCGCCATGACCGACCTGGTCGCCGAGCTGCGCCGGGAGGGCCCGCCGCTGCGCGCGGTGGTGCACGCCGCCGGGGTCAGCGAGGTCGTGCCGTTGGCCGAGACGACGCTGGAGGACCTGGCGTACGTCGTCGCCCCGAAGCTGCTCGGCGCGCAGCTGCTCGACGAACTGCTCGACGGCGTGGAGCTGGACGCGTTCGTGCTCTTCTCGTCGATCGCGGCGGTGTGGGGCAGCGGCGGGCAGGGCGCGTACGCCGCCGGCAACGCCTACCTGGACGCGTTCGCGCAGTGGCGGCGCGGCCGGGGCCTGCCGGCCACCTCGGTGGCCTGGGGGCCGTGGACCGAGTCGGGCATGTTCACCGACGGCGCGCCGGAGCAGCTGCGCCGCCGGGGCCTGCGGGTGATGCCGCCGGGCGTGGCGATGGCCGGGCTGCGGCACGCCCTCGCCGTCGGCGACACCTGCGTCACCGTCGCCGACGTCGACTGGGCGACCTTCCACCAGCTGTTCACCGCGCTGCGGCCCAGCCCGCTGCTGGCCGACCTGCCGGCCGTACGGGCGTTGACCGCTCCCGCCGCCGTGCCGCAGGCGTCCGCGTCGGCCGGCCGGGACCTGCTGGCCGGGCTGCGGGCGCTGCCCGGCGAGGAGCGGCGGGCCGCGGTGCTGGAGATGGTCCGGGTGGACGCGGCGAAGGTGCTCGGGCACTCCTCCGCCGACGCGATCGAGACCGACCGGGGCTTCCTCGACCTCGGCTTCGACTCGCTCACCGCGGTGGAGCTGCGCAACCTGCTCACCGCGGCGACCGGGCACGAGCTGCCCACCACTGTCGTCTTCGACTACCCGACCCCGGCCGGTCTCGCCGACCACCTGTACGCCGAACTGTTCGGCGACCCCGGCGCCGGCGACGGCGACGAGGAGCAGGTCCGCCGGGTCCTCGCCGCGATCCCGCTGGACCAGCTGCGCCAGGCCGGCCTGCTCGACCAGCTGCTCCAGCTGGCCGGCCCGGCCGCCGCGCCGGTGCCCGCCGTCGCGGCCCCGGCGCCGGAGGCGGAGATCCGCGAACTCGACGTCGCCGGCCTGGTCCGGATGGCCCTCGAAGGCACCGACTCGTGA